One window of Eublepharis macularius isolate TG4126 chromosome 17, MPM_Emac_v1.0, whole genome shotgun sequence genomic DNA carries:
- the LOC129344608 gene encoding basic phospholipase A2 Sms-N6-like, with product MKILLGAIVLLACSVLIAQGNLLDFGKMIKQVTGKNPVPDYTTYGCYCGKSGKGQPKDATDRCCLVHDCCYTGLTGKCQPHFQRYTFTYQNGTVTCDEGSWCAVQTCECDKAAAFCMQDNLSSYDKKLRFYSNTNCEGPKEC from the exons ATGAAGATCCTTTTGGGAGCGATTGTGCTACTGGCCTGTA GTGTTCTTATTGCCCAAGGAAACCTCTTGGATTTTGGAAAAATGATTAAACAAGTCACTGGAAAAAATCCAGTCCCAGACTACACCACTTATGGGTGCTATTGTGGAAAGAGTGGCAAAGGGCAACCCAAAGATGCGACTGACCG TTGCTGCCTTGTCCATGACTGCTGTTACACAGGACTGACTGGGAAGTGCCAACCCCACTTTCAAAGATACACATTCACCTATCAAAATGGAACTGTAACATGCG ATGAGGGAAGCTGGTGTGCGGTGCAGACTTGTGAGTGCGACAAGGCAgctgccttctgcatgcaagacaACCTGAGCTCATATGACAAGAAGCTCCGTTTTTACTCCAACACGAACTGCGAGGGACCCAAGGAATGTTGA